In Zhaonella formicivorans, one DNA window encodes the following:
- the mobP3 gene encoding MobP3 family relaxase produces MAVKSPVIFKLKYYSPTNKNKARNVAHINYIANRPGVALEEPNLEEEEFSLESANIHVKYMGERPRSHGLFGPEEHILDPRAVQKELKNHQGYVWRAIVSLREEDAVRLGYTGREAWEKMLRTSVEEAAGKMGIKPTNLRWVAAFHQEKGHPHVHMVLWEKSPEKLRWTKEQAKQELIAMKKTFVKELYADERAKLLREKTALREYMRSQTKLNVQEARLKYKSLRKDFKKLRLEIKSLEGKEPGVAPVLKVSIPPELKGLVTDAYSELAYKINCLAAIMPKRGRVALRFMPEHVKQEARAVADWILKQPEFKGQVERIQEIAAEYKKQYTIKDTALTEAKEKAYAEIRDRVAQIVLKGAAAINKEERLENDIIRGVWNSAWRAVEKECSRAQAEMQLAQQKEALREKAKQKAREQGYAENEKE; encoded by the coding sequence GTGGCAGTTAAATCTCCTGTGATATTTAAACTGAAATATTATTCACCTACAAACAAAAATAAAGCCAGGAATGTCGCTCACATAAACTATATTGCTAACCGTCCGGGAGTTGCTTTAGAAGAACCTAACCTGGAGGAAGAAGAATTCAGCCTGGAAAGCGCCAATATCCACGTGAAATACATGGGTGAGCGACCCCGTTCCCACGGGCTTTTTGGCCCGGAGGAACATATACTTGACCCGCGGGCGGTTCAAAAGGAACTTAAAAACCACCAGGGATATGTCTGGCGGGCCATAGTATCACTGCGGGAAGAAGATGCTGTCAGGCTGGGATATACTGGGCGCGAGGCTTGGGAAAAAATGCTCCGCACTTCTGTCGAAGAAGCGGCGGGGAAAATGGGTATTAAACCAACTAACTTAAGATGGGTGGCTGCCTTTCACCAGGAAAAAGGCCACCCTCACGTTCACATGGTATTGTGGGAGAAAAGTCCTGAGAAATTACGTTGGACCAAAGAACAGGCAAAACAAGAACTTATTGCTATGAAAAAGACGTTTGTCAAAGAATTATATGCTGACGAACGGGCTAAGCTCTTAAGAGAGAAAACGGCGCTCAGGGAATACATGCGCAGCCAAACTAAGCTTAATGTCCAGGAAGCCAGGCTCAAATATAAGTCCTTGAGAAAGGATTTTAAAAAGCTCAGACTTGAAATTAAGTCTTTGGAAGGCAAAGAACCCGGTGTAGCTCCCGTGTTAAAAGTGAGCATACCCCCGGAACTTAAAGGCTTAGTAACTGATGCTTATAGTGAGCTGGCATATAAAATCAATTGTCTTGCAGCTATTATGCCTAAACGCGGCAGGGTGGCCCTCAGGTTTATGCCTGAGCATGTAAAACAGGAAGCCAGGGCTGTGGCTGACTGGATCTTAAAGCAGCCTGAATTTAAGGGGCAAGTTGAAAGGATACAGGAAATAGCTGCGGAATACAAGAAACAATATACCATTAAAGATACTGCCCTGACAGAAGCTAAGGAGAAAGCTTACGCAGAAATCCGGGACCGGGTCGCCCAAATTGTTTTAAAGGGCGCTGCTGCCATCAATAAGGAGGAACGGTTAGAAAATGATATAATCAGGGGAGTCTGGAATAGTGCATGGCGGGCTGTTGAAAAAGAATGCAGCCGTGCTCAGGCAGAAATGCAGCTTGCCCAACAAAAAGAAGCATTGAGGGAAAAAGCCAAACAAAAGGCAAGGGAGCAAGGTTATGCTGAAAATGAAAAGGAATAA
- a CDS encoding GSU2403 family nucleotidyltransferase fold protein produces the protein MDEQKRVFWDTMKLFKEIGLLPHVLLIGSWVEYVYEFAYYKDYYSNLRTRDLDFLVKNINRPSNPIDIKQALTNNGYIMDVDSLTGTTKFFKENLLELEFLVMEKGRGQSEPYLIKPLNIRAEGLRHLDILLNNTTQVSIDEYGMMLQIPLPQAYLLHKIIISDKRSDFKREKDLRSILNILEYMKQYPQELHTLSYIYQNRLLKSEQAKVFKYCNEYNIDLGFDLSRVNNNILIKDAVKRNFEMER, from the coding sequence GTGGATGAGCAAAAGCGGGTATTTTGGGATACTATGAAACTGTTTAAGGAAATCGGATTGTTGCCCCACGTGCTTCTAATCGGAAGCTGGGTAGAATATGTTTATGAATTTGCTTACTATAAAGATTATTATTCAAACCTGAGAACTAGAGACCTTGATTTTCTAGTAAAAAACATTAACCGGCCTTCAAATCCTATAGATATTAAACAGGCACTGACAAATAACGGTTATATCATGGATGTTGATTCCTTAACGGGTACTACAAAGTTTTTTAAGGAAAATCTTTTAGAACTTGAATTTCTTGTAATGGAAAAAGGACGGGGACAGTCTGAACCGTATTTGATTAAACCTTTAAATATAAGGGCGGAAGGACTTCGACATCTTGACATACTTTTAAATAATACTACTCAGGTTAGTATAGACGAATATGGAATGATGTTGCAAATTCCTCTCCCACAGGCATATTTGCTTCATAAAATAATTATTTCTGACAAACGTTCTGATTTTAAAAGGGAAAAAGACCTGCGGTCTATATTAAATATTCTGGAGTATATGAAGCAATACCCACAAGAATTGCATACTTTAAGCTATATTTATCAAAACCGACTGTTAAAAAGTGAACAGGCAAAAGTGTTCAAGTACTGCAACGAATATAATATTGATTTAGGCTTTGATCTCTCTAGAGTTAATAACAATATTCTTATAAAAGATGCCGTAAAAAGAAATTTTGAAATGGAAAGGTAA